A genomic window from Streptomyces sp. NBC_00234 includes:
- a CDS encoding acyl-ACP desaturase: MTITSPHLGSSKAWTDAQLLYALEEVVEKELNRHLKVAKDWMPHEYVPFSDGRNFPGIFEDGQAWEAEQSKVTDIGKIALVVNLLTEDNLPSYHHEIASLFGRDGAWGTWVHRWTAEEGRHGIVMRDYLLTSRAVDPDKLEQFRMAHMAEGFESDNRHSMLHSVAYVAFQELATRVSHRNTGHQSGDPVCDRMLARIATDENLHMVFYRNLLGAAFELAPDLTMQSVRDVVVNFRMPGHGMPGFERAAAQMAIGEIYNMRIHHDDVIQPVLRYLKVLDIDGLGPEGLKAQEELGMYMSGLDSEASKFDEKLAARKARMVARGKA, translated from the coding sequence GTGACGATCACCTCTCCCCACCTCGGCAGTTCGAAGGCGTGGACAGACGCCCAGCTGCTGTACGCACTGGAAGAGGTGGTGGAGAAGGAACTCAACCGCCATCTCAAGGTCGCCAAGGACTGGATGCCGCACGAGTACGTGCCGTTCTCCGACGGTCGCAACTTCCCCGGCATCTTCGAGGACGGCCAGGCCTGGGAGGCCGAGCAGTCCAAGGTCACGGACATCGGCAAGATCGCCCTCGTGGTCAACCTGCTGACCGAGGACAACCTCCCCAGCTACCACCACGAGATCGCCTCCCTCTTCGGCCGCGACGGCGCCTGGGGCACCTGGGTGCACCGCTGGACCGCCGAGGAGGGCCGTCACGGCATCGTGATGCGCGACTACCTGCTCACCTCGCGCGCCGTCGACCCGGACAAGCTGGAGCAGTTCCGGATGGCGCACATGGCGGAGGGCTTCGAGTCCGACAACCGCCACTCGATGCTGCACTCCGTCGCATACGTCGCCTTCCAGGAGCTGGCGACCCGCGTCTCGCACCGCAACACCGGCCACCAGTCGGGCGACCCGGTCTGCGACCGGATGCTCGCGCGGATCGCGACCGACGAGAACCTGCACATGGTCTTCTACCGGAACCTCCTGGGCGCGGCCTTCGAGCTCGCCCCCGACCTCACGATGCAGTCCGTACGCGACGTCGTGGTCAACTTCCGGATGCCCGGACACGGCATGCCCGGCTTCGAGCGGGCCGCCGCCCAGATGGCGATCGGCGAGATCTACAACATGCGGATCCACCACGACGACGTCATCCAGCCGGTGCTCCGCTACCTGAAGGTCCTCGACATCGACGGGCTCGGCCCGGAGGGTCTCAAGGCGCAGGAAGAGCTCGGGATGTACATGAGCGGACTGGACAGCGAGGCGTCGAAGTTCGACGAGAAGCTGGCCGCCCGCAAGGCGCGGATGGTCGCGCGCGGCAAGGCATAG
- the ddaH gene encoding dimethylargininase, whose translation MSSTKALVRRAGPRLAEGLVTHLERTPVDVALAHDQWDRYGAALREHGWETVEVAAADDFPDSVFVEDAVVMFRNVALIARSGAESRRGETPGVEEALVRLGCSVNRVRAPGTLDGGDVLKTGDTVYVGRGGRTNAEGVRQLRAAFEPLGARVVAVPVSKVLHLKSAVTALPDGTVIGYPPLVDEVSVFGRFLPVPEEAGAHVVLLGGGKLLMAASAPKSAELFSELGFEPVVVDISEYEKLEGCVTCLSVRVRDLHT comes from the coding sequence ATGTCCAGCACCAAAGCCCTCGTCCGCCGAGCGGGTCCGCGTCTCGCCGAGGGACTCGTCACCCACCTGGAACGCACACCCGTCGACGTCGCCCTCGCCCACGATCAGTGGGACCGCTACGGCGCGGCCCTGCGCGAGCACGGCTGGGAGACCGTCGAGGTGGCCGCCGCCGACGACTTCCCGGACAGCGTGTTCGTCGAGGACGCCGTGGTGATGTTCCGCAACGTCGCCCTGATCGCCCGGTCCGGGGCGGAGTCCCGCAGGGGCGAGACCCCCGGCGTGGAGGAGGCCCTGGTCCGGCTCGGCTGCTCGGTGAACCGGGTGCGCGCCCCGGGCACGCTCGACGGCGGGGACGTCCTCAAGACCGGCGACACCGTCTACGTCGGACGGGGCGGCCGGACGAACGCCGAGGGGGTGCGGCAGCTCCGGGCCGCCTTCGAGCCGCTGGGCGCCCGCGTCGTGGCCGTACCCGTCAGCAAGGTGCTGCACCTCAAGTCCGCGGTGACGGCACTTCCGGACGGCACGGTCATCGGGTACCCGCCGCTCGTCGACGAGGTCTCCGTCTTCGGCCGCTTCCTTCCGGTGCCGGAGGAGGCGGGCGCGCACGTGGTGCTGCTCGGCGGCGGGAAACTGCTGATGGCCGCGAGCGCGCCGAAGTCCGCCGAGCTGTTCTCCGAGCTCGGTTTCGAACCCGTTGTGGTGGACATCAGCGAGTACGAGAAGCTCGAAGGATGCGTGACCTGCCTCTCCGTACGCGTCCGCGACCTGCACACATAA
- a CDS encoding Scr1 family TA system antitoxin-like transcriptional regulator, whose translation MPPRSTPTARQQRLGYELRKLREQSGMSAQQAAALLGVDRTRIPNIESGRFGISSERVRTLAFNYGCPDTGLVDLLAEMAQERARGWWEEHRGLLLPSLLDIAELEYHAVELNTATTTHIPGLLQTEEHARAVFDTADPRLPGPDLLARLSLRLRRQEVLERDLPPLYEAVIHEAALRMQFGGPKVAGAQLEHVLEQSERDRITVRVIPFTAGGFPGAGQSFTYVGAAVPQLDTVQLDSSHGSMLLDADMQLRRYRGLLERLRTLALPVRESRDFIRCIAQDL comes from the coding sequence GTGCCGCCCAGAAGCACCCCGACGGCCCGCCAGCAACGCCTGGGCTACGAACTCCGCAAACTCCGCGAACAGTCGGGCATGTCGGCCCAACAGGCCGCCGCCCTGCTGGGAGTCGACCGCACGCGCATTCCCAACATCGAGTCCGGCCGGTTCGGGATAAGTTCCGAGCGGGTGCGCACCCTCGCGTTCAACTACGGCTGCCCGGACACCGGGTTGGTCGACCTGCTGGCGGAGATGGCGCAGGAGCGGGCGCGCGGCTGGTGGGAGGAACACCGGGGGCTACTGCTTCCCAGCCTGCTCGACATCGCCGAACTGGAGTACCACGCGGTCGAGTTGAACACCGCGACCACCACCCACATCCCCGGACTCCTGCAGACCGAGGAGCATGCGCGGGCGGTCTTCGACACGGCCGACCCCCGCCTGCCGGGACCGGACCTGCTGGCACGGCTCTCCCTGCGGCTGCGCCGCCAGGAGGTGCTGGAGCGGGACCTGCCGCCGCTGTACGAGGCGGTGATCCACGAAGCCGCGCTGCGCATGCAGTTCGGGGGCCCCAAAGTGGCGGGAGCGCAACTGGAGCACGTCCTGGAACAGTCCGAACGGGACCGGATCACTGTCCGCGTCATTCCGTTCACGGCCGGCGGATTCCCGGGGGCCGGGCAGTCCTTCACCTATGTCGGCGCAGCGGTCCCGCAGTTGGACACTGTGCAGCTCGATTCCTCGCACGGTTCAATGCTGCTCGACGCCGACATGCAACTAAGGCGATACCGGGGCCTGTTGGAGCGGCTGCGCACGCTCGCCCTGCCGGTCCGGGAGTCGCGCGACTTCATCCGATGTATAGCCCAGGACCTCTGA
- a CDS encoding ATP-binding protein — MNELMIRHGLKELRETAVLAVSELVATAYRFTPDREMLLRIHWQFDALRIVLYDQHPAHETGERSEDCRERRSASMWLLAAAVDAHGGDWGLAPAVTPSGGSKTWALLQR; from the coding sequence GTGAACGAACTGATGATCCGGCACGGTCTGAAGGAACTGCGCGAGACGGCTGTCCTCGCCGTTTCCGAACTGGTGGCGACCGCTTACCGGTTCACTCCGGACCGCGAGATGCTGCTGCGCATCCACTGGCAGTTCGATGCGCTGCGCATCGTCCTCTACGACCAGCATCCGGCCCACGAGACGGGCGAGCGGTCGGAGGACTGCCGTGAACGCCGCAGCGCGAGCATGTGGTTGCTCGCCGCGGCCGTCGACGCGCACGGCGGGGACTGGGGGCTCGCGCCCGCGGTGACGCCGTCCGGCGGATCGAAGACCTGGGCGTTACTCCAGCGATAA
- a CDS encoding SsgA family sporulation/cell division regulator, with product MSSVIEQSVQARMVASAPRMETLPATLQYDREDPFAVRMAFPAPATLEGTEVSWEFSRELLATGVDGPAGVGDVRVRPFGYERTVLEFHAAEGVAMVHVRTAELRRFLERAQELVPVGDEHRFLDLDRSLSDLLGGSC from the coding sequence GTGTCCAGCGTTATCGAGCAGTCCGTACAGGCCCGCATGGTCGCATCCGCTCCGCGGATGGAAACTCTGCCCGCCACCCTGCAGTACGACCGCGAGGACCCGTTCGCCGTACGCATGGCGTTCCCCGCCCCTGCGACGCTGGAGGGGACGGAGGTGTCCTGGGAGTTCTCGCGCGAACTGCTCGCGACGGGCGTGGACGGCCCGGCCGGCGTCGGGGACGTACGCGTGCGGCCCTTCGGATACGAGCGGACGGTCCTGGAGTTCCACGCCGCCGAAGGGGTGGCCATGGTGCATGTGCGGACCGCGGAGCTGCGCCGGTTCCTGGAGCGTGCACAGGAATTGGTGCCGGTCGGTGACGAGCACCGTTTCCTGGACCTCGACCGGAGCCTGTCCGACCTGCTGGGCGGGTCCTGCTGA
- a CDS encoding oxidoreductase yields the protein MKAMGKTRRLIAMGLCGAAVTAALAAPSAQAAADAPAGPEQLTASWALTDTGTTARFRGLAAVSRSTAWVAGSKGTVLRTSDGGAHWQDVSPPGAAELEFRDVEAFDGRRAVALAIGEGEASRVFRTDDGGATWTESFRNTDARAFYDCMTFFDRRHGLAMSDPVDGRFRILSTDDGGRSWTVLPTAGMPAAQPGEAGFAASGQCLVSSGPKDVWLATGGAATARVLHSGDRGLTWTAAESTLPAGDPARGVFGVAFRDRTHGIAVGGDYRADQQSPDSSAVTSDGGRDWRQSATTPPAYRSGVTWLPHSRSGALAVGPTGTDLTLDGGRTWRTVDTGSYDTVDCTADFGCWASGEKGRVARLGVRPGL from the coding sequence ATGAAGGCCATGGGAAAGACGAGACGACTGATAGCAATGGGGCTGTGTGGGGCGGCTGTTACCGCCGCTCTGGCCGCACCGAGCGCACAGGCCGCAGCGGACGCACCGGCAGGGCCGGAGCAGCTGACGGCGAGCTGGGCACTCACCGACACCGGCACGACGGCACGCTTCCGGGGGCTCGCCGCCGTCAGCCGCAGCACCGCATGGGTCGCCGGATCCAAGGGCACCGTCCTGCGGACCTCCGACGGTGGCGCGCACTGGCAGGACGTCTCGCCGCCGGGGGCGGCCGAGCTGGAGTTCCGGGACGTCGAGGCGTTCGACGGCCGCCGCGCCGTGGCGCTGGCCATCGGGGAGGGCGAGGCGTCCAGGGTCTTCCGTACGGACGACGGCGGGGCGACCTGGACGGAGTCCTTCCGGAACACCGACGCCCGGGCGTTCTACGACTGCATGACCTTCTTCGACCGCCGGCACGGGCTCGCGATGAGCGACCCGGTGGACGGCAGGTTCCGCATCCTGTCGACCGACGACGGCGGCCGGAGCTGGACGGTGCTGCCCACGGCCGGGATGCCGGCCGCCCAGCCCGGTGAGGCGGGATTCGCCGCGAGCGGCCAGTGCCTGGTCAGCTCGGGTCCGAAGGATGTGTGGCTGGCCACCGGCGGCGCGGCCACGGCGCGGGTCCTGCACTCCGGGGACCGCGGCCTGACCTGGACCGCGGCCGAGTCGACGCTTCCGGCGGGCGATCCCGCGCGGGGCGTCTTCGGTGTCGCCTTCCGTGACCGCACGCACGGCATCGCGGTCGGCGGTGACTACCGCGCCGACCAGCAGTCGCCGGACAGCTCGGCGGTCACCTCCGACGGCGGCCGGGACTGGCGGCAGTCCGCCACCACGCCTCCGGCCTACCGCTCGGGCGTCACCTGGCTGCCGCACAGCCGGTCCGGCGCACTGGCGGTCGGTCCGACCGGTACGGACCTCACCCTGGACGGCGGCCGGACCTGGCGCACGGTCGACACCGGTTCGTACGACACGGTGGACTGCACGGCCGACTTCGGCTGCTGGGCGTCGGGGGAGAAGGGGCGGGTGGCGCGGCTCGGCGTCCGTCCGGGGCTCTGA
- a CDS encoding YciI family protein, with protein sequence MFVLELTYTAPVERVDALMEEHITWLDAQYAAGVFLASGRKNPRDGGVILAAGDDRAQIEKIAAADPFAAQGVCAYRITEFIATKTAPGLEPYRQ encoded by the coding sequence ATGTTCGTACTCGAGTTGACCTACACCGCCCCCGTCGAGCGCGTCGACGCGCTGATGGAGGAGCACATCACCTGGCTCGACGCCCAGTACGCCGCCGGGGTGTTTCTCGCTTCGGGCCGCAAGAATCCCCGCGACGGCGGGGTGATCCTGGCCGCCGGGGACGACCGCGCGCAGATCGAGAAGATCGCGGCGGCCGACCCCTTCGCGGCGCAGGGCGTCTGCGCCTACCGGATCACGGAGTTCATCGCGACGAAGACCGCGCCCGGGCTGGAGCCTTACCGGCAGTAG
- a CDS encoding endonuclease V — protein MTTFRMPADEAEARAIQDSLRALVVLDEPGPPPGTGLVTGVDVAYDEERDVVVAAAVVLDAATLDVVEEATAVGRVTFPYVPGLLAFREMPTVLEALESLDSDPGLVVCDGYGLAHPRRFGLASHLGVVTGLPVIGVGKNPFTFHYEAPGPLRGDSSPLVDGDEEVGRALRTQEGTKPVFVSVGHRTGLDNACAHTLRLARHFRQPETTRRADALCRSALREATA, from the coding sequence ATGACTACCTTCCGCATGCCTGCCGACGAGGCCGAAGCCCGGGCCATCCAGGATTCCCTGCGCGCCCTCGTGGTGCTCGACGAACCCGGGCCGCCGCCCGGCACCGGTCTGGTGACGGGCGTCGACGTCGCCTACGACGAGGAGCGGGACGTCGTCGTCGCGGCGGCCGTCGTCCTGGACGCCGCGACGCTCGACGTGGTCGAGGAGGCCACCGCCGTCGGCCGCGTCACCTTTCCCTATGTCCCCGGGCTCCTCGCCTTCCGCGAGATGCCCACCGTCCTGGAGGCGCTGGAGTCCCTCGACAGCGACCCCGGACTCGTCGTCTGCGACGGCTACGGGCTGGCGCACCCGCGCCGCTTCGGGCTGGCCAGCCATCTGGGCGTAGTCACCGGGCTGCCGGTCATCGGTGTCGGGAAGAACCCGTTCACCTTCCATTACGAGGCTCCGGGGCCCCTGCGCGGAGACTCCTCGCCCCTCGTCGACGGCGACGAGGAAGTGGGCCGGGCCCTGCGCACCCAGGAGGGCACCAAGCCGGTGTTCGTCTCCGTGGGCCACCGGACCGGGCTCGACAACGCCTGCGCCCACACCCTCCGCCTCGCCCGTCACTTCCGGCAGCCGGAGACCACCCGCAGGGCCGACGCGCTCTGCCGCAGTGCCCTGCGCGAGGCGACCGCCTGA
- the mmpA gene encoding morphogenic membrane protein MmpA: MNTHRTTVRAVPVQRAGGRVAVGMLLGAVAGLVWAGAMLYTLASWIF, translated from the coding sequence ATGAACACGCATCGCACAACCGTCCGAGCCGTACCCGTTCAGCGCGCCGGGGGCCGCGTCGCGGTGGGCATGCTCCTCGGCGCCGTCGCGGGGCTCGTCTGGGCCGGCGCGATGCTCTACACCCTGGCCTCCTGGATCTTCTGA
- a CDS encoding saccharopine dehydrogenase family protein — MNRQNGAERPYDVVLFGATGFVGVLTAEYLAAHAPDTCRWALAGRNRAKLEQLRERLTAIDPGCADLPLLHADADDAASLRALAESTHVVATTVGPYVWYGEKLVAACAEAGTDCADLTGEAEFVDRMYLEHDARARETGARIVHACGFDSVPHDLGVYFTVQQLPSGVPLSVDGFVRSNAAFSGGTFASALTAMGRGPQMLRAAKERRLHEPRLVGRRARSPLGTPHFSGETGTWALPLPTLDPRVVERSARALERYGPDFRYRHFASVKHLPVALGGTAAIGALLAAAQLPAARDWLMERYEPGQGPDEQRRKRSWFTVRFVGEGGGRRVFTEVAGGDPGYGETAKMLAESALCLALDDLPATSGQVTTAAAMGDALLERLKAAGVGFRVAAVR; from the coding sequence GTGAACAGGCAGAACGGGGCAGAACGCCCCTATGACGTCGTCCTATTCGGCGCCACCGGCTTCGTGGGGGTGCTCACGGCCGAATATCTGGCCGCGCACGCCCCCGACACGTGCCGCTGGGCGCTGGCCGGCCGTAACCGCGCCAAGCTGGAACAGCTGCGTGAGCGCCTCACGGCCATCGACCCGGGCTGCGCGGACCTGCCCCTGTTGCATGCCGACGCCGACGACGCGGCGTCCTTGCGTGCGCTGGCCGAGTCCACGCATGTCGTGGCCACGACGGTGGGACCGTACGTCTGGTACGGGGAGAAGCTGGTGGCCGCCTGCGCGGAGGCCGGCACGGACTGCGCCGACCTCACGGGCGAGGCGGAGTTCGTCGACCGGATGTATCTGGAGCACGACGCACGGGCCCGCGAGACGGGGGCGCGGATCGTGCACGCCTGCGGTTTCGACTCCGTGCCGCACGACCTCGGGGTCTACTTCACCGTCCAGCAGCTGCCGAGCGGTGTGCCGCTGTCCGTCGACGGCTTCGTCCGCAGCAACGCGGCCTTCTCCGGGGGTACGTTCGCCTCGGCGCTGACCGCGATGGGCCGCGGCCCGCAGATGCTGCGGGCCGCGAAGGAACGGCGGCTGCACGAGCCGCGTCTGGTCGGACGCCGGGCCCGGTCCCCGCTGGGGACCCCGCACTTCAGCGGGGAGACCGGCACCTGGGCGCTCCCCCTGCCGACCCTGGACCCGCGGGTCGTGGAGCGTTCGGCGCGGGCACTGGAGCGGTACGGCCCCGACTTCCGCTACCGGCACTTCGCCTCGGTGAAGCATCTGCCGGTGGCGCTCGGCGGCACCGCGGCCATCGGGGCGCTGCTCGCCGCCGCCCAGCTGCCGGCCGCACGCGACTGGCTGATGGAGCGCTACGAACCGGGACAGGGGCCCGACGAGCAGCGCAGGAAGCGCAGCTGGTTCACCGTGCGCTTCGTCGGGGAGGGCGGCGGACGCCGGGTCTTCACCGAGGTGGCGGGCGGCGATCCGGGGTACGGCGAGACGGCGAAGATGCTCGCCGAATCGGCACTCTGCCTCGCCCTGGACGATCTGCCCGCGACCTCGGGCCAGGTCACCACCGCGGCGGCGATGGGCGATGCGCTGCTGGAGCGGCTGAAGGCCGCCGGAGTGGGCTTCCGGGTGGCGGCGGTCCGCTGA